The following proteins are co-located in the Oryzias melastigma strain HK-1 linkage group LG8, ASM292280v2, whole genome shotgun sequence genome:
- the ddx5 gene encoding probable ATP-dependent RNA helicase DDX5 isoform X1, which produces MPGYSDRDRGRDRDRDRGYGGGPRFGGGRGGGGGGGGGKFGNPGERLRKKHWNLDELPKFEKNFYQQHADVARRPLQEVEQYRRTKVITVKGRDCPNPITKFHEASFPSYVMEVINKQNWTEPTPIQAQGWPLALSGKDMVGIAQTGSGKTLSYLLPAIVHINHQPFLERGDGPICLVLAPTRELAQQVQQVAAEYGRASRLKSTCIYGGAPKGPQIRDLERGVEICIATPGRLIDFLESGKTNLRRCTYLVLDEADRMLDMGFEPQIRKIVDQIRPDRQTLMWSATWPKEVRQLAEDFLKDYVQINVGALQLSANHNILQIVDVCTDGEKENKLVRLLEEIMSEKENKTIIFVETKRRCDDLTRRMRRDGWPAMGIHGDKSQQERDWVLNEFKFGKAPILIATDVASRGLDVEDVKFVINYDYPNNSEDYIHRIGRTARSSKTGTAYTFFTANNMRQASDLIAVLREANQAINPKLLQMGEDRGGRSRGGFRDDRRDRYSSGRRDFGRDRENRGFDNGQSKAFSANSQNGGYGGMNTSTTNGYGAAYGTNGQASFNSTQAGAFVQNTFQPQQFAAANAVAQNGVGHPSFPYAQAQAAPQQIAAPPMVPYAMPPPQFPQ; this is translated from the exons ATGCCTGGCTATTCCGACAGAGATCGTGGCAGAGACAGGGATAGAGACAGAGG TTATGGCGGAGGTCCTCGTTTTGGTGGAGGTCGCGGCGGcggtggaggaggtggtggaggaaaGTTTGGTAACCCCGGAGAGAGACTTCGGAAGAAACACTGGAACCTGGACGAACTTCCCAAGTTTGAGAAGAACTTCTACCAGCAGCACGCCGATGTGGCCCGGAGACCACTG caaGAAGTGGAACAGTACAGAAGAACCAAGGTGATCACAGTGAAGGGGAGAGATTGTCCCAATCCCATCACAAAATTCCATGAAGCAAGCTTCCCAT CTTATGTGATGGAAGTCATCAACAaacagaactggactgaacctACTCCGATCCAGGCTCAAGGCTGGCCTTTGGCACTGAGTGGCAAAGACATGGTCGGGATTGCACAGACCGGGTCAGGCAAGACGCTTTCT TATCTGCTGCCTGCAATAGTTCACATCAACCACCAGCCTTTCTTGGAACGTGGAGATGGCCCTATT TGCTTAGTTCTGGCCCCGACCAGAGAGCTGGCCCAGCAGGTGCAACAGGTCGCCGCAGAGTACGGCAGAGCTTCTCGCCTTAAATCCACCTGCATCTATGGAGGAGCACCAAAGGGACCCCAGATCCGTGACCTGGAGAGAG GTGTGGAGATCTGCATCGCCACTCCAGGCAGACTTATCGACTTCCTGGAGTCAGGGAAGACAAATCTGCGCAGGTGCACCTACCTGGTGCTAGATGAAGCTGACAGAATGCTGGACATGGGCTTCGAGCCGCAGATTCGCAAAATAGTCGACCAAATCCGG CCCGACCGGCAGACTCTGATGTGGAGCGCCACTTGGCCAAAAGAAGTTCGCCAACTGGCCGAGGACTTCTTGAAGGATTACGTGCAGATCAACGTGGGGGCACTGCAGCTGAGCGCCAACCACAACATCCTGCAGATCGTGGATGTCTGCACTGACGGAGAGAAGGAAAACAA GCTTGTCCGTCTGCTGGAAGAAATCATGAGCGAGAAGGAGAACAAGACGATCATATTTGTAGAGACAAAGAGGCGCTGCGATGATCTCACCAGGAGGATGAGGAGAGACGG GTGGCCTGCTATGGGAATCCATGGAGATAAAAGCCAGCAGGAAAGAGACTGGGTTCTCAATG AGTTCAAATTTGGGAAGGCTCCGATTCTCATCGCCACAGATGTTGCCTCCAGAGGTTTAG ATGTTGAAGATGTGAAATTTGTCATCAACTATGACTACCCCAACAACTCTGAGGACTATATCCACCGCATTGGCAGAACTGCTCGTAGCTCAAAGACGGGCACAGCCTATACCTTCTTCACCGCCAACAACATGAGGCAAGCCAGCGACCTCATCGCTGTGCTGCGCGAGGCCAACCAAGCCATCAACCCCAAGCTCCTCCAAATGGGTGAAGATAGAGGAG GTCGTTCAAGAGGTGGCTTTAGGGACGATCGGCGGGATAGGTATTCATCTGGTAGGCGGGATTTTGGTAGGGACCGGGAAAACAGAGGCTTCGACAACGGACAGAGTAAAGCTTTTAGTGCCAATTCCCAAAACGGAGGCTACGGCGGCATGAACACCAGCACCACCAACGGCTACGGCGCCGCTTACGGCACCAACGGACAGGCGAGTTTCAACTCCACCCAGGCTGGAGCCTTTGTGCAGAACACCTTCCAGCCCCAGCAGTTTGCAGCGGCTAACGCCGTCGCCCAGAACGGCGTGGGTCACCCGTCATTCCCCTACGCCCAGGCACAGGCGGCCCCCCAGCAGATCGCCGCCCCACCGATGGTGCCGTACGCCATGCCGCCTCCTCAGTTTCCTCAGTAA
- the ddx5 gene encoding probable ATP-dependent RNA helicase DDX5 isoform X2: protein MPGYSDRDRGRDRDRDRGYGGGPRFGGGRGGGGGGGGGKFGNPGERLRKKHWNLDELPKFEKNFYQQHADVARRPLQEVEQYRRTKVITVKGRDCPNPITKFHEASFPSYVMEVINKQNWTEPTPIQAQGWPLALSGKDMVGIAQTGSGKTLSYLLPAIVHINHQPFLERGDGPICLVLAPTRELAQQVQQVAAEYGRASRLKSTCIYGGAPKGPQIRDLERGVEICIATPGRLIDFLESGKTNLRRCTYLVLDEADRMLDMGFEPQIRKIVDQIRPDRQTLMWSATWPKEVRQLAEDFLKDYVQINVGALQLSANHNILQIVDVCTDGEKENKLVRLLEEIMSEKENKTIIFVETKRRCDDLTRRMRRDGWPAMGIHGDKSQQERDWVLNEFKFGKAPILIATDVASRGLDVEDVKFVINYDYPNNSEDYIHRIGRTARSSKTGTAYTFFTANNMRQASDLIAVLREANQAINPKLLQMGEDRGGKSNWSFKRWL, encoded by the exons ATGCCTGGCTATTCCGACAGAGATCGTGGCAGAGACAGGGATAGAGACAGAGG TTATGGCGGAGGTCCTCGTTTTGGTGGAGGTCGCGGCGGcggtggaggaggtggtggaggaaaGTTTGGTAACCCCGGAGAGAGACTTCGGAAGAAACACTGGAACCTGGACGAACTTCCCAAGTTTGAGAAGAACTTCTACCAGCAGCACGCCGATGTGGCCCGGAGACCACTG caaGAAGTGGAACAGTACAGAAGAACCAAGGTGATCACAGTGAAGGGGAGAGATTGTCCCAATCCCATCACAAAATTCCATGAAGCAAGCTTCCCAT CTTATGTGATGGAAGTCATCAACAaacagaactggactgaacctACTCCGATCCAGGCTCAAGGCTGGCCTTTGGCACTGAGTGGCAAAGACATGGTCGGGATTGCACAGACCGGGTCAGGCAAGACGCTTTCT TATCTGCTGCCTGCAATAGTTCACATCAACCACCAGCCTTTCTTGGAACGTGGAGATGGCCCTATT TGCTTAGTTCTGGCCCCGACCAGAGAGCTGGCCCAGCAGGTGCAACAGGTCGCCGCAGAGTACGGCAGAGCTTCTCGCCTTAAATCCACCTGCATCTATGGAGGAGCACCAAAGGGACCCCAGATCCGTGACCTGGAGAGAG GTGTGGAGATCTGCATCGCCACTCCAGGCAGACTTATCGACTTCCTGGAGTCAGGGAAGACAAATCTGCGCAGGTGCACCTACCTGGTGCTAGATGAAGCTGACAGAATGCTGGACATGGGCTTCGAGCCGCAGATTCGCAAAATAGTCGACCAAATCCGG CCCGACCGGCAGACTCTGATGTGGAGCGCCACTTGGCCAAAAGAAGTTCGCCAACTGGCCGAGGACTTCTTGAAGGATTACGTGCAGATCAACGTGGGGGCACTGCAGCTGAGCGCCAACCACAACATCCTGCAGATCGTGGATGTCTGCACTGACGGAGAGAAGGAAAACAA GCTTGTCCGTCTGCTGGAAGAAATCATGAGCGAGAAGGAGAACAAGACGATCATATTTGTAGAGACAAAGAGGCGCTGCGATGATCTCACCAGGAGGATGAGGAGAGACGG GTGGCCTGCTATGGGAATCCATGGAGATAAAAGCCAGCAGGAAAGAGACTGGGTTCTCAATG AGTTCAAATTTGGGAAGGCTCCGATTCTCATCGCCACAGATGTTGCCTCCAGAGGTTTAG ATGTTGAAGATGTGAAATTTGTCATCAACTATGACTACCCCAACAACTCTGAGGACTATATCCACCGCATTGGCAGAACTGCTCGTAGCTCAAAGACGGGCACAGCCTATACCTTCTTCACCGCCAACAACATGAGGCAAGCCAGCGACCTCATCGCTGTGCTGCGCGAGGCCAACCAAGCCATCAACCCCAAGCTCCTCCAAATGGGTGAAGATAGAGGAGGTAAATCCAATTG GTCGTTCAAGAGGTGGCTTTAG